Sequence from the Notamacropus eugenii isolate mMacEug1 chromosome 6, mMacEug1.pri_v2, whole genome shotgun sequence genome:
ttcatctgtcttctgttctctctttctttttctccccctccttttttttccctcattccttccctcatctgtctctttctctgaaaactgtcccaattttccctataaaaatgtatttctgtgtttcctcacaacaactctaatcTAAACCATTAGAGCTTCATTTTAAGgcatatttccttttattttattaccAAGAAAAAAGGAGATCAAGTACTTATACTTCACATAACCTTTTCCAGAACAAAAATTATCAGTCATATTTATTCCAGGCCAAATAGTGTTTATGCAAGATATCTTTATAATTCATAAGTACATTTCTCAGAAGCACCACTGAACTCTAGAGCCTTTCTAGGTTTTCTCGCCACTTCTCCAGGAGTGCAGAGCTCTAGTTCttcagtcaggaagaactgagttcaagttcaacTTCTATCACTTCTTAGGAGCTGACCAAAACACTTAACCGCTGttgtctccatctgtaaaatgggaataataatcacACCAATCTCCCAGGAGTTTTTCTGAGCATCAAGCATGACAatactgtaaagcacttaatgtAATGCCTGGCATAGAGTGAGTGTTTTAAAAGACACTTATTCCCCATTCTCCTTTATATTGTATAATTGAGTCTCATTTGGGGTTTCaaaaatgtgagaaaactggaaaggtttaAGAGAATAGTATTGCTTCATGGGTGAGAATTTATGACTTATGAAGATATGTTTCATAGAAGCTATTTGGCCTGATAAAAATACATATgatggaataatttttttctgaagaagGATTACTTTGTGTGGCACGATGAGCTGTTGACCTAATACAAATTGCTTAACCTTGCTAAATGGTACCATAGTGAATGAGACAGAACATATGATCTTGAATTCTAGTTCTGCTCTACAATAGCTATGCAACTCCAGACAAATCACTATACCtcattgaacctcagtttcctcatctataaaatagggatagtaatactTGCCCTACTTATCTCAGAAGGTTGTGAAAAGGTGCTTTGTAATCctgaaagtgctttaaaaaatataaaccaCAGGTTGTCCCAAAAAGGCAGAGTTTAGTTTAAAGGGAACTTTTGGGACATGCTGTATTATATTAAAATTGGGAGAATAATTCTTGTTTTTACGAGACAGAGTTCAATTTATTCTTGactcatacaaaaatatttgtgtggTAGGCACAGCAGTTGCCAAGGTTCTTTGGACTGACAGTAGAGTATTAATGTTACAAGGTAGTCAATGAATTCCTCAAAGGGAGACTTAGTAAATGGCCTTTTTGCACAGGTGAGGGGCAATCAAGATGGCATCAAAGGCAGCTTTAGAAAAGATTCCCAGAGTGGCAGTAAAGTCATTGACAGAAAAAGAGTCATTAATTTCCGGTATCAGCAGCAGCGTTTTAGGCACTGGAAGCAAGGTAATGTCAGTTCCCCATGGGTCAGGTACATCAAGGCCTATCACTTAAAGTCAGCAACTTTGCAAGGCACTGTGTGAGGTTTGTCAATCTTGTTCCCCTAGTGTCCTTGCTTCACAGTAATGAACAGCTTAGTTAGGATGACAGCATAATGGATGATGATTGAtcataacaatagctagcatttctataacattttaaggtttacaaagcactttacaaacaacAGCCCTTGCTAACAGCACCCCTGGGAAGTAGGCGTTTTTATTATTCTacttttacagacaaggaaattgaggcaaaaactgtgacttgcccagagtcaacgAATTAAGTTTCTGAGCCTGCTTTgtaccaaggtcttcctgactacagatctagcattccatccactgtaccacttaactcTTTCTTGGAGCACTTGACACCCAGGGCCTTGGTAGTCTTCAGTGACCACAAAAGCTTTAATATGTTGGGATGACCAAATTTAGGCTCTTTCTGAACAAGCATTATCTGAAGGACCTCAATCTTCAGGGAGAGCACCAAGAAGTACTTAATGATCCCAGGTTCCatgatggaggagaaaagaaggagaaatgatAAATCTTCTTCACAAACTTGATCTTTCCTTGACTAGGCAGCCATGCTTGGTGACAGGAAACCACTCCTTGTCTTTGGCCTTTTCTCATATGATCTCACAATCTGACCCCACCCCTAGTCCAGACCTGAACCCTGCTGTTAAACCCACTGAGGAAACTGCCTCTGTCCTCTAATCCAGGGCTCCAAGGATACTTCCTTTGCTGCTCactagaaataaaaatggaaatgataattccTGTACTATAACAAAGAGGTTCAAAGATGACTGTTGGTAATACTCAAAATGCTCCACtagggaattttttattttttatgaatagTGATATTGATGAGAGTGTACTTATCAAGGCAAAATATATTAGACTGAGGTTTCCTTTGATTTGGAGTAAACAAAAGTGCATATTTTCACATGACTATGTAAAATAATGTCATTATCTTTTGAGGTGAGAAAATGGAATTACTTAAATGGAGAGAGTTCTGAAAATTGTTGACTATAATTCCACacgtttttaaaataattttaataaaagtttCCATGTTTTTGTATTTTACACTAAaaacataccacaacttgtcaaGTAATTGTGAAAAGCCATATAAAGATAACGAACTGATCTTTCAAAATCAGAACCAGATCATGTTTCTTGACAATAATTTCATGCAAcataataaggaaactgaattcctACCTAGTTGTGGTCTAGAAAGCAGAAAATCTGGACTTTAGACACAAggagttgtgtgatcttgggcatgtAACTCTATATTTCTGGGctatagtttccttatttgtactaTGAGAGAGTTGAAATTTATGCTTTCTTAAGATTCCTTCTTCATTTCAAATTCTGCTCCCTTAGTTTTACTTTGCTAATTTTACTGCCAATGTGTCACTTTGAAGGCATTTAAAACACTCTGTTATCTGATTACTTATGTCCCTTCACAAGTTTATTTTGAACTCTTCTCCCACACACACTGTTAGATCTAGCTAACCtgttctaccttttttttttgtttagccTTTCCCTTATCACAATCTGTTTCTCACTACTGCTTGTATTGACATTCTTTTCTCCTGGCTTGTGAATGGTTTTTTCCCATATCtccatctgttcaatttcttctgttctttcaaaTCTAGTTGAGGTGCCATCTCATTCATGGAGTGTTCTCTGATCCTGTTACCTAAGAGAGATCTCCCTCTTCCCAAACCTCTTACAGCACCAAAAGTTTTCTATTCTCCCTTGCTTTATGCACTGTCAACTTGCGTTGTTTATCTGTATTCATCTTACCTCTGTAATATATTACAAGCTACTTCAAAGAAGGGGACATAATTTTTTCATCTCCTAAGTGTTGCCTAATTGAAGGTGTTGCCTTACATCATTTAGGTGgtttacaaaaacaaacatttctgtgTAGAGTGCTATTTGAATAcgttatttatttaaaagatcaacaaaaagaaaattttcatgaAATACCAAGAAAAATAGTCTGTTAGCTCTTGTCCATAGATAGAGACAGATCTGAGGACCAGAAAGAAATGCAGCCCTCCGGAAAGAAGTATTAGGAAGATCTGAGAGAAAACAGCACCTCTGGACTCAGTAGGAGGAAGGGGATTCCTCCCTGAAAGAAAATATACTTAAAATCTACCATTTCCTAGCAGTTaatttatatatgtttttttcAAAACTAGAGCTTTGACTTTTATACCTGGAAAGCTCCGAGTCAATAACTTAATCAGATGCTATGGAATAACTGCATATTGAAGATCTGTGTCATCTGAAAGAGAGGTGGATTTTGGGTTTTTCAACCAAAGATTGAGTTGGGTCTTTACACATGAGGGAGAGTCTGTTGTGTTGCAGTAAGAACATTAGAAGCTGACAACAGAAGCTGAGACATCAGGAATTACAAAACCAGAAGTCAGTAGAGCTGAAAACTCAGCCAAAGTATGGTAGCAGAATAAAGATAATGTGAGTTATTCTGAGCTGATCCCAGTTGAGTTCACCTTACTAGAGGGAGGTTCTGCAGTTGGTGCTGGGATGCTAATTTAATAGGTAGAATAAGGCAGTCTCTTGAAAGAGTTGTTTGGAGGTTTAAGAATGATTTTATCTGCATTGAAAAGTTGAATGAATTTGTCTACCTTACTCTGTAAGTCCCATCTGTAgcctaaaagaagagaaaatcttcAGAGGTTTGCCTCCCTTGCCTTTTACTGTCTTCTGTGGCTCAAGATGGGGAAACtcagagagaaaaatctaaataTCTTTGGAGATCCCAGGCTTGTTGGGTATTCCTTTTCACTGAAAGACTATATTTGCCTCAGCACCCAAGAGAGATGACCTTGGAAGCTCTGTACTGTAAGGTTGCAAAGAGGAGCTTAACATGACTTCAGTGGTCCTAGAGTAGCAGAGAAGCAACTTGAATCATCAGGAAACTGGAAAGACCCTGAAAAGGAGCAGCTGTACTAGGAGATGATGTGTAGTGCAAACTACTCCCTAAAGAGAAGAAGGGCATGAAGGTCTAAAGTCCAGAGTTGTGAGCTATCTCTAGTACATGGGTTTTCCTACTGCTAGGCATCTACATgtttttctccccattcttcccCAAGGATGCTGTAAATATTGATGAAGGTTTATGGGTGTGGTGTTATGTACTGTTTCTATGGTTATtctcactttgtcttctattagtaaatatttaatgtttGAGAATTGATGATGTCAACTTGACTGTCTTGACTAAATAAGAAAAACACCAGTGGGGTATAGGAATTTCCATTTTGAGTAGTAGGAATGTAGTTTCCTCTCATCAGGGCTACCTCAATATCTCTGACAGTGAGTTTTAGTACTGGCAATACTCCTTGAGGACTTCCCTCATCCTTGTGGATGCAGGAGAACCAGCAGAAGCCCATAGTTGGGGCCAAAACCAACCCTCAAACCACATTTGCGTTCCTACTGCTTAGCCTAGTAGATATAGTGAAAGTTCAACAAAAGCTATTTGTAGAATTTGGTTAAAATTATGCAGGAAAAGCACATAATTTATTCAGGTTAACTAGGGTTTTTTCTCTTCTATACATTGGGGAACCAAGGATGCTTCcttcaatgcataaaataactgcatttatttaaatttttttcagttttcacaaATAGACAGGTTCCAGAATGCTTCTTTTTcctaaaattgttttaaagagaaaaatcagatcTTTAAACATGTTAAtaagtgataaaagaaaaacatttcatttcCATTATAAGAAGTCTACCATTTGTGTCTCTTTTTGACTGTgtactttaattttcttttaatctaaCTTTTAGATCCTGTGTAGACAtgattgaagaaaatgagacactgGTAATAGAATTTGTTCTCTTGGGATTTACAAATCATCCACGGATTCAGGTTCTCCTCTTCATGGTGTTTTTGATTATCTACATCATAACCATGGTGGGGAATATTGGACTGATTGTGCTTATCTGGATGAACTCCCACCTTCACACCCCTATGTACTTCTTCCTTGGAGATTTAGCTTTAGCTGATGCTTGTATTTCAAGCACAGTAAGCCCTAAGATGTTGGTGAGCTTTATAACCCAAAATAAAATGATATCCTTTTCTGAATGCATGGCacaatttaattctttttcattcagtgCAACCACAGAGTGTTTACTGCTAGCTGTAATGGCATATGACAGATATGTAGCCATCTGTAAGCCCTTGCTTTATCCAGTGGTGATGACTAATAGGTTATGCAGCCAGCTATCAATCCTTTCATATGTAGTTGgctttcttcattctgttttccatgtgggTTTGTTATTTAGATTAAGTTTCTGCCACTCCAACAAAATCCATCACTTTTTTTGTGATATCATGCCTTTATATAAAATTTCCTGTACTGACCCATCTATTAATGTTCTGATGGTTTTTATATTCTCTGGGTCAATTCAGGTGTTTACTATTTCATGTATCCTAATCTCTTATGCATATATCCTCTTTGCCATTCTGaagaagaaatctgaaaaggGAAGAAGCAAAGCCTTCTCCACTTGTGGGGCTCACCTGTTCTCTGTATCCTTATTCTTTGGCTCTCTCCTCTTCATGTATGTGCGCCCTAGATCACTGCAAACAGATAATGAAGATATGATGGATTCCTTGTTCTATACTATTGTAATACCTTTGCTAAATCCTTTTATCTATAGCCTGAGAAACAAGGAAGTTATAGGAGCCCTGAGAACTGCATTAAAACAAATAATACTTCCTAAGTGAAATTCTCAAATTGATctcatctcatttttttaaacaaatcactAAATGATACAGTAACACTTTGAATTTACATTTATTAATCTGAAGTTGAGTTCCTTGGCACCTAAGATTTGACTGATCATAGTGTACTATTCACAAATGTAGCAACTGATTATAATACTAAATGCAATTTGCtagattaattaaaaaagaaaatactggatTACTgatcatttcattaaaaagataGTTATATTGAATAGTActtaaaaattacttattttagAAATAGGTATGCTTGTTTTGACAACATTCGAGCAAGAAAACCTACTTGAATCACATGAACTATGATTCTAATGGGCTGAAAATGCTGGGGATTTGGTTGCCCAGGACATTCTGGTGGGTGTGAACTGGTCCTCTGTATGATTTCGCTGGAGAGTCATGGACTCACCCCTTATGAGGAATCA
This genomic interval carries:
- the LOC140511825 gene encoding olfactory receptor 5AC1-like; the protein is MIEENETLVIEFVLLGFTNHPRIQVLLFMVFLIIYIITMVGNIGLIVLIWMNSHLHTPMYFFLGDLALADACISSTVSPKMLVSFITQNKMISFSECMAQFNSFSFSATTECLLLAVMAYDRYVAICKPLLYPVVMTNRLCSQLSILSYVVGFLHSVFHVGLLFRLSFCHSNKIHHFFCDIMPLYKISCTDPSINVLMVFIFSGSIQVFTISCILISYAYILFAILKKKSEKGRSKAFSTCGAHLFSVSLFFGSLLFMYVRPRSLQTDNEDMMDSLFYTIVIPLLNPFIYSLRNKEVIGALRTALKQIILPK